In the Desulfuribacillus alkaliarsenatis genome, TACTAGAAACCAAAAGCTATACAAAGTACAGCTGCCATTGGCAATGCCAACGATTATGGCAGGCATTAACCAAAGTGTAATGCTGGCTCTATCAATGGTTGTAATAGCTTCGTTAGTTGGGGCACCAGGTTTAGGGGCAGAAGTATATAGAGCTGTAAGTCAGATACAAGTAGGTAGAGGTTTTGAGGCCGGTTTAGCTATTGTTATTTTAGCAATTATGCTAGATCGAATCTCTCAAAATATATACAAAAAACGCTAAAAAAGGGAGGAGTCAATAAAATGACAAAGAAATATCGCGTTTTGTTTTTAAGTTTGGCAGTAGTATTAGCCATGTCACTTTTAGTAGTAGGGTGTGGAGGTACTGATGAACCACCAGTAGATACACCAGATGTTGCAGATCCAACTGGTGATGATGTAATTATGGAGCCACCAGCTGCAGTAGGTGAGCAAGTAGGTTTTGAAATCGTAGGTATTGAGCCAGGTGCTGGTTTAATGATGGCAACTGAAGAAGTTCTTGATGTTTATGGTTTAGAAGAGTGGACTTTAGTAGAGTCTTCAAGTGCAGCTATGGCAGCAGCACTTAGAAGAGCTTACGAAAATCAAGAGCCAATAATTGTTACTGGTTGGACACCACACTGGAAGTTTGCTAGCTTTGATCTAAAATATTTAGATGACCCACAAGGTGTGTATGGTGGAGATGAGCAAGTTCATACACTAGTACGTGAAGGCTTAGAAGCAGATGAGCCATCTGCATTCACTGTTTTAGACAGATTCTTCTGGACTCCAGACGATATGGCAGAAGTAATGGTTGCTATTGAAGAAGGTAGCTCTGAAGAACAAGCAGCTGCAGACTGGGCTGCTGCTAATCAGGATACTGTAAATGAATGGACTGAAGGTGTAGAAGAAGTTGACGGTAATCGCATAGATCTAGCATTCGTTGCATGGGATTCTGAGATTGCTAGTACTAATGTAGTTAAATATGTACTAGAGTCTATTGGTTACGATGTTAGAATGCGTCAATTAGAACCAGCTCCGATGTTCCAAGGTGTTGAAAGTGGCGAAGCTGATGCTATGGTAGCAGCATGGTTGCCAACAACTCACGAATCATACATGGATCGTTTTGGTGAAGGTTTAGTAGACTTAGGTCCAAATCTTGATGGAACTCGCATTGGTTTAGTTGTTCCAGCATACATGGATATTGATTCTATTGAAGACCTTCGTTAGTTAGAAGTAGTTTGCAAGCTAGATATAAGCTAGAAATTAGTTTATAAGTTAGATTACTAAATATAAGAGGCCCCTCTGGATGAGTTTTCATTCAGTGGGGCCTTTTAATCGATTACATATTATGCTGTTTGTTATTGTTCGTAATATTATTACTTTATACTAATACCTACTTCATCGTAAATTGCACATGTACAGAAGCATTAATTGTTAGCTCTCCGCCTATAATAGGTGTAGATGAGTCAGCGGTCTCAGCCATTTGCATGTTTCTAAAATTGTTCGGAGGTGCGGAGACGGAGTCCGTTGTAACACTTACGACATCTTGAACAGTCTTTCCTAATGCGGCAGCTATGGTATCAGCTTTTTGCTTTGCGTCCTCAACAGCCTTAGTTAAGGCGTCGTTTCTTAGGGTGCGTTCTTGAGTCGTCAGAAAGCGGATACTATTTACTTCATTTACGCCAGCTTCTCTAGCGCTGTCTATTACTGGGCCTACCTGTGCAATATCATCTATTTTAACGATAAGCATGTTTTGCACCTGATAGCCGATAATGCGTCTAGTCTGTCCCCTTTCGACGTTATAATCATATTGAGGGTGTACTGAAAAGTTCTGAGTCTGCATATTATTTTCTTCGATTCCTGCGGCTTTAAGAGCTGCTATTAATTGATTAGTAATACGCGCATTCTCTGTTTGTGCTTCCTTCGCGGTAGCGCTTTCTGTGCGTACACCTAGCGAAATCTGAGCTGCGTCAGGCTTAACAGAAATTTCTCCGACACCAGTAACATTAATAACAGGCAAGTCAGTCTTATCTCCTGGTACATCAATTTCCGCTTGGGCAGGCTGACTAAAGCTATAAACAACAAAGACGATAGTGACGATTAAAATTGGTACAATTAATGATTTTAAATTACCTCTCATGTTAAAACCTCCTAAGTAGTTTTTTTATATGTAAAAAATACACAGCTAATAACACATATCTAACAACACATCATATTAGCTCTCTCATTATAACGACGAGTAAAACCACAAGAATGTTTCAAATCCCTACACACAAATGAATAAAATGTAATAAAAGCAAACAGGATTTACTATTCTTTGTATAGAATGTATAGAGTTGTGATTGTAGATTTGTAGCTAATGTATGTTAAGTTTACTAATAATTAAAGAATATTTCATGGAAGGATGTGTTGTTAATGAATGGAAGAGGGCAATGGTGGGTCGGCGCAATTATAATCGGGCTAGGCGTGCTACTATTATTAAACAACCTTGGTTTTATCGATGTAAGTATAGGTTCTATTATCAGTAATTATTGGCCTGTTGTATTTGTTATTTGGGGTATGCAGTTCCTTTTTAGTAGGAAAAGTAAAGGTGAAGTTGTTACTGGTTTGATACTAATAGCCATAGGTCTAATTTTCTTAGGGAACAAACATGATTGGTTTAATATTGATTTATCTTTCTTCTGGAAGCTTTTCTGGCCAGTAATATTAATAATAATCGGTATTAATTTCTTAAGGGGTCCGAAAACATCTGGAAAGAACAATTGGGCATTCCTCGGTGGGATTGAAAAGTCGAAGCAACCCTGGAAGCTAGAGGATGGGGACTACTGGGCTGTACTTGGCGGCATAGAACTTGACTTAAGGAAAGCTATATTAGAAAATAGGGAGTACACTATTAGCTGTAATGCACTTCTAGGTGGAATTGAACTTATAGTGCCTAAGAATATTACAGTAATTTGTGAAGGAACAGCAGTCTTAGGCGGTGTAGAGATGCTAGGGGAAGAAACTGGTGGCATCGTATCCTCTATGAAGGTCGAGCAGATTGCAGACCCAGGCGCACCTGTATTAAAAATTCATTGTCGTGCTACACTAGGTGGAGTAGAAGTAACTGCTAAAGATTAAGTAGATGTAAAAGATTAAGGAGGACGTTCATGCTCAACGTAATTGGATTTGCTGTCATTATCACCATTGGGCTTATTGTAATATTTAATATAATTGGGAAGATAATCAGTAATAAACAAGCAAGAAATTGGCAAGATCAAGCCAAAGGCCCAGGAACAACTATTGACGTCGATGGACGGCAGGTCTATGTGACAATAAAAGGGCAGGGACCAGTAACAGCAATAATAGAGCCTACCATAGGTTCTGCATCGCCAGAATGGTGGCAGATCCAGAATGATTTAGCTAAGCATATGCAAGTAATAACATACGACCGAGCTGGCTATGGCTGGAGTGAACTAACTAATCAGCGTAGGACAAGTGAAAATATAGCCGAGGAGCTTAAAAAAATTCTAGAGGCCAAAGGCATACAAGGGCCGTATCTACTAATAGGCCATGGCTTTGGTGCGTCATATCTGCAGCATTTTGCCAGGCTATGTCCACAAGAAATTGTCGGGGCTGTATTTATAAGTCCGCAGCCATTAGATAGCTCAATATATTTCAAAGAACTTAATAAAGATGTATTAGTCAAAAGCGGTATCGACAAACTGCCTGCTATACAGTCTATGCTCATGTTAAATAAGTTAGGGGTTATACGAAGGTTTAGAAATCTATTATTTAAAAGCCCACCTTTATACTATTATCATAAGCTAAATGAAGACACACGGGATATTCTATGGCAGCATTTTTGTTTGCAGACTCAGATGCAGATGGTGCGACTAGAGTATGTTGAATCAATGAGAAAAGGTAATATGGAGAGAAGTAAGAAGGCAGGCGGCTTTCCAGACATACCTGTAAAAGTGTTATATCAATCTACAGTAACTGCTAATAAAGGATTAATCAGCGAAGGGCTAACGGAAGAAGACGCTAAGCGTGTTGATGAAATATCTAGAAAACAAGCACAACAGTTTTTAGCAATAAGTTCAGCTAGTGAGTGGATTGAAGTCTCTGATAGCAGCCAATTCATCCATTTAGATCAACCAAACAATGTTATTAAAATTGTGAATGAAATTGTTAATAGCATTAATAGTGCGCATAAGTTATAAATTATTAGAATAACTATATAGGAATGATACTAACTTTAATTGAAAAGAGGTGATGCTTACAGTGAAAGCATTAACTTTTGAATCCTTGTGCGTAGAAAATGAGATGCTAGCAAGACATAGCTCATATGAAATAGGGGGAAGTGCACGGTTTTATGCAACCCCAGAAACGGTGGATGAGCTAATATGCCTGCTGGATGCTTGCAAACAAAAAGGAATTCCCTGTGAGATTTTTGGGTATGGATCTAATATATTGTTCCCAGATGAGCCGTATGCTGAAAAGATGTATATATCACTAAAACGCATGATTGACTGCAATATTGCTGCTAGTGGCGGTGAAGCGAAGCTTTTCCTAGCAGCGGGAGTACCGTTGTCGTTCTTACCGCTGATAGGAGTCCTAAGCGACTACGAAAGCATGTATTTTACACATTTGCTGCCAGGAACAATAGGTGCAGGTATATATATAAACGCTAAATGCTATGAATATCAAATGAGTGAGCTTCTTAACCGCATTTATTATATAGATATAGCAAAGGATAGTTCATCAATTCAATCAATAGCAGTCGAAGACTGTAGCTTTGCTTATAAAGAATCTATTTTTCAAAAAAGACCTTGGATTATTATTGGAGCAGATTTTTTAGTTCCAAATCTTACACGTGAACGCTATTTAATTATTCAGAATCTATTACAATTGTATAAACAACCTTATACAGACATTACGTCACTTGCTAATTTCTATAAACATTTTCAAGCTATTACAGAGGATATTAGTAAGGAGCATAAAGTTGTGCTACCAAAGCGCTTTCAAGAAATAGATGAGGATCGCAGTAGCAAGCGACATTTCAGCTACCCGTCCTGTGGTTCGGTATTTAAGAATAATTACAAGTTTGGCAGACCAATGGGTGTAGTAGTTGATGAGCTTGGCCTTAAGGGCAAGGAATATGGAGGGGCTATGATATCCCCTTATCACGGCAATTTCATTATTAATCATAAACAGGCAAAAGCAGCAGACGTAATATATTTAATTAAATTTGTACAAGAACAAGTAAATAATAAACACGGCTTTATACCAGAGCCTGAGGTTATAATAATTTCTGAATAGATATAGCTATGAAAAATCCCTAATTGTATTTACAAAAAGGGATTTTTGTTTGTTTGTTGAATAGTTACTTAAAGCGTTTGTGTTAGGGAAGACTTTGCATGGAGGAAAATAATGAGAGCTATTATCTTGAATAGTTTAGACAATGAAAATGAATATGCACAAATACATGAGATGCTTTTAGAAGAGCTTAAGAAATCGGCAATCATAATTGACACGATGAATTTATTAGAGATTGACATTGAAGGCTGCAGAAATTGTTACCATTGCTGGACTAAAACACCTGGTAAATGTGTAATAAACGATCAAGGTAATAGCCTAACTAGTGATATAATACAAGCAGATGCACTTGTGATATTGACTCCAACTGATGGGGAGCAGCTATCGCCCTTGGTTATGTCTACATTACAACGGACGATTCCAAATCTAGCACCGAATATTAAAAATCAGACAAATAAATATCCAGTTTTAATAGGAGTCGGTGTTACAAAGAAAGAGTTTAAGCAAGATGATGAAAACAAGATAGCTATTGAAGAACTGTTTGACAGAACAATTAAACGGATTGGAATTAACTTTCACTGCAAAAGAACGGTAAGTGAAATAATCTATATTGACGAGCCGCTACCTGAACAACAGCAGCTCGTGGAAGAGGCAATTGCGATTGCTATGAAGGATTATTAGTACGAATGGAGGTTTATGTATGAAAAACATTAAAATTAAGCGAAGTACTATATTGCTAGTAGTTTTAGCGGTACTACTGGTGACAGCTACGGCAACCTTTGCATTTTCAGATATTCCAGACTACTTTCGCGCACATACGGATGTAGACCTAGAAAGGGCGGAATACATTAAAGGGCCAGTGTTTTATGCAGGGAATCAAGTGCGATTGGCTGGAACGATTGACGGTACAGCCTTCCTAGCTGGAACTCGAGTTGTAATTGATGGTACGGTCGATGGCTCGTTATTTGTTGCTGGTCAAGAAGTGGTTATCAATGGTGTTGTCACAGGTAATCTCTATGCCGCTGGTCAGGAAGTGCGAATCAACGGTCAAGTAATTGGTGATGTTATCGGAGCAGGACGACGGGTGCACACATCAGAGTCGGGTGTACTTGAGCGCGATATGCTCGTAGCGGCTGAGACAATCTTTAGCTCAGGTACAATAAACAGACAAATGTTAGGCGCGGGTGTAAATGTAGTCATTAATGGAGCAGTTGGTGATGATGTAAAGCTGGCAGTAGAACAATTAGAAATTCGCAATTCAGCAAGCATTTCGGGCAATCTTTACTATACGAGCCCCTATGAGGCTCAGGTTGGACAGCAGTCCGAAATCGCTGGAGATGTGACGTGGCGTCATGTGGATGAGCGCGTAATTGAACGAAGAGACACTAGTGTTTTTGAACAGCTATTTAAAATAGGCGCAAGTATTGTGGCAGCTTTAATTGTTTGGTATGTCATATATGTGCTAAGTCCTAATTTCTGGAGAGGTGCTTCAGAGCCGCTTCGCAAAACACCATTTAAAACACTAGGTATTGGGTTGCTATTATTAATAGCGACGCCAATTATTGCTGTAATTGCTATTACCACAGTGGTAGGAATACCAGTCGGACTTATCACACTAGCCGTCTATGGAACAAGTCTGTATTTTACCAAGATTATTTTAGCTGCTGCAATCGGCTACCTGCTTGCAGATAAGCTAGGCTGGACTGAGAAACACGGTGGAATTTGGTTAGTGCTATTAGGCTTAGTTGTTATTCT is a window encoding:
- a CDS encoding glycine betaine ABC transporter substrate-binding protein; protein product: MTKKYRVLFLSLAVVLAMSLLVVGCGGTDEPPVDTPDVADPTGDDVIMEPPAAVGEQVGFEIVGIEPGAGLMMATEEVLDVYGLEEWTLVESSSAAMAAALRRAYENQEPIIVTGWTPHWKFASFDLKYLDDPQGVYGGDEQVHTLVREGLEADEPSAFTVLDRFFWTPDDMAEVMVAIEEGSSEEQAAADWAAANQDTVNEWTEGVEEVDGNRIDLAFVAWDSEIASTNVVKYVLESIGYDVRMRQLEPAPMFQGVESGEADAMVAAWLPTTHESYMDRFGEGLVDLGPNLDGTRIGLVVPAYMDIDSIEDLR
- a CDS encoding polymer-forming cytoskeletal protein gives rise to the protein MKNIKIKRSTILLVVLAVLLVTATATFAFSDIPDYFRAHTDVDLERAEYIKGPVFYAGNQVRLAGTIDGTAFLAGTRVVIDGTVDGSLFVAGQEVVINGVVTGNLYAAGQEVRINGQVIGDVIGAGRRVHTSESGVLERDMLVAAETIFSSGTINRQMLGAGVNVVINGAVGDDVKLAVEQLEIRNSASISGNLYYTSPYEAQVGQQSEIAGDVTWRHVDERVIERRDTSVFEQLFKIGASIVAALIVWYVIYVLSPNFWRGASEPLRKTPFKTLGIGLLLLIATPIIAVIAITTVVGIPVGLITLAVYGTSLYFTKIILAAAIGYLLADKLGWTEKHGGIWLVLLGLVVILILTSIPYIKIITYIVMVLGGLGSLLMYLLNKDNKDEPTDDELADY
- a CDS encoding SIMPL domain-containing protein, whose amino-acid sequence is MRGNLKSLIVPILIVTIVFVVYSFSQPAQAEIDVPGDKTDLPVINVTGVGEISVKPDAAQISLGVRTESATAKEAQTENARITNQLIAALKAAGIEENNMQTQNFSVHPQYDYNVERGQTRRIIGYQVQNMLIVKIDDIAQVGPVIDSAREAGVNEVNSIRFLTTQERTLRNDALTKAVEDAKQKADTIAAALGKTVQDVVSVTTDSVSAPPNNFRNMQMAETADSSTPIIGGELTINASVHVQFTMK
- a CDS encoding alpha/beta fold hydrolase; amino-acid sequence: MLNVIGFAVIITIGLIVIFNIIGKIISNKQARNWQDQAKGPGTTIDVDGRQVYVTIKGQGPVTAIIEPTIGSASPEWWQIQNDLAKHMQVITYDRAGYGWSELTNQRRTSENIAEELKKILEAKGIQGPYLLIGHGFGASYLQHFARLCPQEIVGAVFISPQPLDSSIYFKELNKDVLVKSGIDKLPAIQSMLMLNKLGVIRRFRNLLFKSPPLYYYHKLNEDTRDILWQHFCLQTQMQMVRLEYVESMRKGNMERSKKAGGFPDIPVKVLYQSTVTANKGLISEGLTEEDAKRVDEISRKQAQQFLAISSASEWIEVSDSSQFIHLDQPNNVIKIVNEIVNSINSAHKL
- the murB gene encoding UDP-N-acetylmuramate dehydrogenase, which gives rise to MKALTFESLCVENEMLARHSSYEIGGSARFYATPETVDELICLLDACKQKGIPCEIFGYGSNILFPDEPYAEKMYISLKRMIDCNIAASGGEAKLFLAAGVPLSFLPLIGVLSDYESMYFTHLLPGTIGAGIYINAKCYEYQMSELLNRIYYIDIAKDSSSIQSIAVEDCSFAYKESIFQKRPWIIIGADFLVPNLTRERYLIIQNLLQLYKQPYTDITSLANFYKHFQAITEDISKEHKVVLPKRFQEIDEDRSSKRHFSYPSCGSVFKNNYKFGRPMGVVVDELGLKGKEYGGAMISPYHGNFIINHKQAKAADVIYLIKFVQEQVNNKHGFIPEPEVIIISE
- a CDS encoding cell wall-active antibiotics response protein, encoding MNGRGQWWVGAIIIGLGVLLLLNNLGFIDVSIGSIISNYWPVVFVIWGMQFLFSRKSKGEVVTGLILIAIGLIFLGNKHDWFNIDLSFFWKLFWPVILIIIGINFLRGPKTSGKNNWAFLGGIEKSKQPWKLEDGDYWAVLGGIELDLRKAILENREYTISCNALLGGIELIVPKNITVICEGTAVLGGVEMLGEETGGIVSSMKVEQIADPGAPVLKIHCRATLGGVEVTAKD
- a CDS encoding NAD(P)H-dependent oxidoreductase, translated to MRAIILNSLDNENEYAQIHEMLLEELKKSAIIIDTMNLLEIDIEGCRNCYHCWTKTPGKCVINDQGNSLTSDIIQADALVILTPTDGEQLSPLVMSTLQRTIPNLAPNIKNQTNKYPVLIGVGVTKKEFKQDDENKIAIEELFDRTIKRIGINFHCKRTVSEIIYIDEPLPEQQQLVEEAIAIAMKDY